The Streptomyces sp. Mut1 genome window below encodes:
- a CDS encoding MbtH family protein yields the protein MTDQIRYLVAVNDEEQHALWQEGTELPAGWRAEGFSGTEEECVAHVDRVWPDIRPLSLRRRLADEAARQAGGAR from the coding sequence ATGACGGATCAGATCCGCTACCTCGTGGCCGTCAACGACGAGGAGCAGCACGCCCTCTGGCAGGAAGGCACCGAACTGCCCGCGGGCTGGCGGGCCGAGGGCTTCAGCGGCACCGAGGAGGAGTGCGTCGCGCACGTCGACCGGGTGTGGCCGGACATCCGGCCCCTCAGCCTGCGCCGCCGTCTGGCCGACGAGGCGGCCCGGCAGGCGGGCGGTGCCAGGTGA
- a CDS encoding acyl carrier protein: protein MTAPAPTPYNIARLVERATDGRIDAAGLVGSTEPLAALGVSSLSLLRLADSLESEYGVLIDLGDRALYTEGLAGLTERVRSLAAGGTP from the coding sequence GTGACCGCGCCCGCCCCGACCCCGTACAACATCGCCCGGCTCGTCGAGCGGGCGACGGACGGCCGGATCGACGCCGCCGGTCTCGTCGGCTCCACCGAGCCCCTGGCCGCGCTCGGCGTCAGCTCGCTCTCCCTGCTGCGGCTCGCCGACAGCCTGGAGTCCGAGTACGGCGTGCTCATCGACCTCGGCGACCGGGCGCTGTACACCGAGGGTCTCGCCGGGCTCACCGAGCGGGTTCGGAGTCTGGCCGCCGGGGGCACGCCGTGA
- a CDS encoding condensation domain-containing protein codes for MTAAAGDTLVPDPAVAVPFAGGRTGDAPLTWGQRAIWHAIGRTAPNDHYFNIGRVLPLADRGAVVDLHRLTGALAALVVRHEALRTRIASGDGGEPRQRLYSQGLLEVRVHDVPEPAEAPGAADALLSSLVARRFDYADEWPVRFGAVRHEGRITHVVLALCHLAADGHAAEVLVRDLRLLARRGSAGPARAGNPLDLAHHQASPAGRRSGRAALAHWERGLRAAPPTMFPTPVAEPRTPRFWTGRLVSAALPRAVDALAAAHRVSGSTVLLTASAALVAAGQGHPVAAVMPIAGNRAAEGHRTLVTTLSQDALFVLRMDEVAGPGAGFTDLLAGAWPAALAGYRAAAYDPADWDALLERAAVERGTEVHPYCCFNDMRLVERPAAPGRAPLPDELAALRRRSVLDFPATQDRVACRYCLHVSGDDSALTVTLTADTAFLPPDTIHAHLRAIEEVVVTASAGEPPLLAELPGLLAAEGAVR; via the coding sequence GTGACGGCGGCGGCCGGGGACACGCTCGTCCCGGACCCGGCGGTCGCCGTCCCCTTCGCGGGCGGCCGGACCGGCGACGCCCCGCTCACCTGGGGCCAGCGTGCGATCTGGCACGCGATCGGGCGCACCGCGCCCAACGACCACTACTTCAACATCGGCCGGGTCCTGCCGCTCGCCGACCGGGGCGCTGTGGTGGACCTGCACCGGCTGACGGGCGCGCTCGCCGCGCTCGTCGTCCGCCACGAGGCGCTGCGCACCCGGATCGCGTCCGGCGACGGCGGAGAGCCGCGCCAACGCCTTTACTCCCAGGGGCTGCTGGAGGTACGCGTCCACGACGTGCCCGAACCGGCCGAGGCCCCGGGGGCGGCCGATGCCCTGCTGTCGTCCCTGGTCGCCCGCCGTTTCGACTACGCGGACGAGTGGCCCGTACGGTTCGGTGCCGTACGCCACGAGGGGCGGATCACGCATGTGGTGCTGGCGCTGTGCCATCTGGCCGCCGACGGGCACGCCGCCGAGGTCCTGGTCCGTGATCTGCGGCTGCTGGCCCGCCGCGGGTCGGCCGGTCCCGCCCGCGCCGGGAACCCTCTCGATCTCGCGCACCATCAGGCGTCCCCGGCCGGCCGCCGCTCGGGCCGGGCGGCACTCGCGCACTGGGAGAGAGGGCTCCGCGCGGCGCCCCCGACGATGTTCCCCACCCCGGTCGCCGAGCCGCGCACTCCCCGTTTCTGGACGGGCCGGCTGGTCTCCGCCGCGCTCCCCCGGGCCGTCGACGCGCTGGCCGCCGCGCACCGGGTCAGCGGCTCGACGGTGCTCCTGACCGCCTCGGCCGCCCTGGTCGCCGCCGGTCAGGGGCACCCGGTCGCGGCGGTCATGCCGATCGCGGGCAACCGCGCGGCCGAGGGCCACCGCACCCTGGTCACCACGCTGTCCCAGGACGCGCTGTTCGTGCTGCGCATGGACGAGGTGGCGGGCCCGGGCGCCGGCTTCACCGATCTTCTGGCGGGCGCCTGGCCGGCCGCGCTCGCCGGGTACCGGGCCGCCGCGTACGACCCCGCCGACTGGGACGCCCTGCTGGAGCGGGCGGCCGTGGAGCGCGGCACCGAGGTGCATCCGTACTGCTGCTTCAACGACATGCGTCTGGTGGAACGCCCGGCGGCGCCCGGCCGGGCGCCGCTTCCGGACGAACTCGCCGCGCTCCGGCGCCGCAGCGTCCTCGACTTCCCCGCCACCCAGGACCGCGTCGCCTGCCGGTACTGCCTGCACGTGAGCGGGGACGACAGCGCGCTCACCGTCACCCTGACCGCCGACACCGCGTTCCTGCCGCCGGACACCATCCATGCCCATCTGCGCGCCATCGAGGAGGTCGTCGTGACCGCGTCGGCCGGAGAGCCGCCCCTGCTGGCGGAGCTGCCTGGGCTCCTCGCGGCCGAGGGAGCCGTCCGATGA